GGGTTACTCGTCGTGCTCTCAGGGATACAGATCTGGGGAGCCCGGGGGGAacgagccgccgccgccgacGCCTCCCCCTCAGCCCGCACAGCCCCCGCCGGCGCCATGACAGACCCCGACCCCTGGCAGTCCCCGCCGCAGGACTCCTCATTGGGCAGCGGCACTGCCAATCAAGCGACAGGAGGCGGGGCCCGCGCAGCGCGCCGTAAACCGCCGGGAAAGGCCCCGCCCCCTCTGGTCGCCTGGCAACGGGAGGCGCTGACggcgggatcgggatcgggatcaggatctggaccgggatcgggatccggaccgggaccgggatcgggatcgggatcgggattggaACTGAGTGCGCTGCAGGGGGTGGAGGCCGCCTGGGGCCGGCATCCCCCAGTAACCGACTCTTGAGACACCCCATCCCACCGCCGGGATGCTCAGGGCCGCTGGTCCCGCAGATCCCCGGATCCTCCCGCACCGGCCCCCGAGCCGCCCGCCCCTCGCACGGGGGTCCTCCCAACCGGGAATCACCGCCCCGACCTCTCACTGTTCCCCAGTCTCTGGatcctcctgctgtcccacaCCCACACCGAGGGGACCCTTCACTCCCTGTTGGCCCCCCCGCTACAGCTGTCCCcatctcctccctctctcctcctcttgcctctgtccctgccagtCCTGCCAGATCCcctctcccacctcctccctctGGCAGGGACAGGCCTAGAAGGGTAGAGGTTTCCCACAGAGATTTCCCACTGGGAACCCTACCCTTCCCTCCGGGGTGGCCCCAGGGCTCTCCAAACCCTTCTCCACACCcctctggggacagcagagctgcagtttgtgctgctcttcctcagcTGCTACTCAGAAGCTGTTGGGACCTTTCCCCCCTCCACCCTTCAAAGCCAGGAATCCATCACCCCTTTCCCATGGGTGTTGgacagctgctctgggacagaGACCAGCTCTAATCCACAACCCCATGTCCTGACGCCCTGGCCAGACTCAGAGAGAACATCAGGTTAATCTTGGACTCTCATATTTTCCCAAATGACATAATTTCTCTAATGCTGTCACCGTGTTTTCCTTTTAGAGAGAAAATCCAAGAAGGGTGATtatgtgacagcagcagcacaggaacctCCATTTTCTTCCAGAGTCTCACCTTGTGTAGGAGCTGCTGTGTCCTTTCTAGACCTCAAGCCATCCAGGCCACTGGTGTTTAACTGAATCCATGGCATCAGGGGATCCACCTGCATTCCAAGTATCCTCATGAAGCAAAGAACCGTGGTGAAGGCATGGCAActccaaggaaggcaggaatccCATTAGGTGTCATGAAGGTGTTGGATCCACGCCAGCTAAAACCTGATAGCATGGAGACAGAAAGAATCCTAACTGTCTTGGATGAGACCATTGTCAAGCTGGAGATCACCAGGTTGATCCCGCAGATTACTGGCTCTCTGGAGAGGTATGCTAGGATGCTGGGACCTGAGATCACAAGCACCCTTTTGGAGCATCAGAAGCTTTCAATGGAAATACAGCACCTGCTCACTAGCCCTGGAGATGAGAAGAGCATGAGAGCTTTGGAGCAATGCCTGAAATGTTCCCTGAGAAACATCCTGAGGCTCTTCCTGGCCAACCCCTTGCTTTACCATGGGCTGAAATACGAAGTTCGGGTGAGACAGTCACCAGCTGATGTGTTTGTCAAAGCCTTTATGGAGTTCCGGGATTTCACACTCGAGAGGCTCCTGACCACTCCtgatgaagagaaggaaaagattcaATTAATGAAAGACATTTCCCTCCAGGttgagaaaaacacagaaacgATCTCAGCTCTacagggagagctggcaggagtCATCCAGACTCGAGATGAGGAGGTATGACCTTGTGGGAATGTGTTTTCCAACCAAGTGGAAACTTGCTTTTTACTGGATCAAAACCTTGCTAACTATAAACCGATCCCTTTATTGCAGTTCCTAAAGAGCAAGTTCCAGAAATCCTTTCTAAAGCAGgtctaaaatttttaaataatatttttcttgtaaaatataatgaaaaatgcttattgcatggttgattttttttttattttaactcgAATTTGGCATGTTTTGAACCTGTTGTCACCAGCTAACTTAAACAATGTAAGTCCCTGAGTTCCAGAGGAGTGGCAGGACAGGCACAAACTGCTGTGGTGGTATCCTGGCAGGGTGACAATGCCAGCTGCTTCATTCCCTGCTgttgaaagaatgaaaaatcatTACAGGGAGAGATTGCTCTgattaaaatccatttttaatatttgctctGTCTTCACTCTTGCTTAAAACCAACATTGCTGTGACTCCAGAATCCAATCTGCCTTGGATTAATTTGTGATTAATCAGTGATTATACAAATTACattaatctttaattttatCTGCAGCTGAGGTACAGATAATTGACTGGGCACTTCTCAGGCACTTTCCCAGCTTGTGTGCCAAGCCCAGAGCTTCTGACAACAATCCTTTGTTTTCTACctgggtttctttttctcctccctgcaaGAGGGGTTGGCTGAGACGGTTTTGCCCTGTGCTCACTGCTGGCAGAGCCAAGGGCCtgcttcccctttccctctgctccttggAGTTCTGGGGATCGAGATTTTTATGTGCAATTTGGCAGCTTGTTCGAGCCATGGTGAATAAATCTGTTTCACTGATCCCAGCTTGGGATTTCCCTCCTTGAGCTGTATCCCCCAGACAGTCACTCGGAGCCTGATCCAGCCCATGAGGGAGCCACAGGGCTACTCCAGGGAATCTGTTTTGGCTGCTCCTCAGGTTGCAGTGCCAGTGGGGCTTGGGATGGTTTGTTCACTCTGTGCCTTTACTAACAGGTTCCCAGAGGAGCCAGGGGAAGGTTTCCAAAGCTCCTGTGTAAATCTAACTCTTCCCTCAGCCAGCAGTGGCAAGGCCTTGGTGCTACCTGAGCTGGCCCCTGAGGGTCCCTTCTTGGATCTCCTCCAGCTTTgcaatgttttttcttctcctgccgCCTTATGCCTCAGGGGCATTTCCCAAAGGTAATCCTCTTGTTTTCTGGTCTAGGTTAGCAGGAAGGACAAAACAATTGAAAACCTCAAAACCAACATGGAAGATCTGGCCAAGAACTGCAAGGCTGACATCCGGCTGATCatgaaggaaggggaaaagcagaaaaaagaagatgAGGAAGCCTCCCAGGACAGATGTGCCAGGCTGAAGCAGGACATTCAGCACCTGGGAACACAGTTCAATGCACTGGTGCTGGAGCATCGAGCCTCAGAGCTGGTTCTCAGGAAGGTAAAGGGGAGGAGAGCTCTGGGACAGAAGGTTTAAGCCTttttgcagagctgtcagctctggctgctgcctgctACAAGGAGTTCCTTGGGCCCTGCTCGTTCCTGGCAGGATGCACATGGTGTTTGTCAGAGCACACCCGCCCTGTCCTCATGCTCTGCTGATTCCAGTggaaagcagccctgcagcgacagcagggacagagctgtcacaggTCCTGCTCCTGCCGGCTGCCTCGGCTCTGGGAACACCTTCCCGCTGCGCTGTGACACcgggcagggctcagggcagcgaggctggagcaggacacGTGATAGTGACAAACCAGGGATCTGCTGTAGGGGGAGCAGAGCAAACAATATTGGCTTGGTAGAAGGCATCTTTTAGAGTTGATTTATTATTCAAGGTGGAATGGAGCTGATGCTGAGGGCTCAGcaggtcctgctctgctcagcttgGCAAAACAGACAAGTCAAGGGAGTCAGGCTGGGCTGAATGAGGGGGAAATgtaatttcatagaatcaccCCAGAATAgcttgggtgggaagggaccttcaagcccatccagtgccaccccctgc
The nucleotide sequence above comes from Vidua macroura isolate BioBank_ID:100142 chromosome 18, ASM2450914v1, whole genome shotgun sequence. Encoded proteins:
- the IQCD gene encoding dynein regulatory complex protein 10 gives rise to the protein MATPRKAGIPLGVMKVLDPRQLKPDSMETERILTVLDETIVKLEITRLIPQITGSLERYARMLGPEITSTLLEHQKLSMEIQHLLTSPGDEKSMRALEQCLKCSLRNILRLFLANPLLYHGLKYEVRVRQSPADVFVKAFMEFRDFTLERLLTTPDEEKEKIQLMKDISLQVEKNTETISALQGELAGVIQTRDEEVSRKDKTIENLKTNMEDLAKNCKADIRLIMKEGEKQKKEDEEASQDRCARLKQDIQHLGTQFNALVLEHRASELVLRKEKCKAEKEIQKWVQKYDTDMTEKQVLVLSALLSHKTTYEEVQAVYNEEKEQLSLLMEKHAMLLQEYTQIEEERRMLKEKEEEAAREEARRNDAATCIQAFWKGYLVRSIYKSKLKKGKGKGKGKK